A single window of Granulicella sibirica DNA harbors:
- a CDS encoding ComEC/Rec2 family competence protein — translation MRGVDRRQFVLGAAASLLLVQNRRALAGAVAGESAGPMEPWSKGTLDLHHIATGRGNSVLAILPDGTSMMIDAGAVGGSTEALGPARPNDSRRPGEWIGRYALHHLRTAPRQELDYFVLTHFHGDHMGDVTTDSPMARSGDYRLTGVSDVAELIPIRRLIDRGSPNYSYPAPSTADSMLNYMKFGRSISARGTIVEQIDVGSQDQIRLTHAPSEYPSVAIRALAANGKVWTGHGSDSVGMFPPLATLKPSEFPTENACSCALRMEYGDFRYYIGGDLTSDTNFGASPWMDVETAVAKVAGPVNVCALDHHGYYDATGPEFIRHMHPRISIIQTWHASHPALSVLNELYSPVLSEGPRDVFATGIVSAASLADARLSDKMLSQHGHIVVRVHPGGKNYEVLVLDDTVENGSLLSKWGPFQS, via the coding sequence ATGCGTGGAGTCGATCGAAGGCAGTTTGTCCTGGGGGCGGCAGCAAGTCTGCTTCTGGTGCAGAACAGGCGGGCCCTCGCGGGCGCGGTTGCCGGGGAGTCAGCGGGTCCGATGGAACCTTGGAGCAAGGGAACTCTGGATCTTCACCATATCGCGACGGGCCGGGGCAATTCGGTCCTGGCGATCCTGCCTGACGGAACCTCGATGATGATCGACGCCGGCGCCGTCGGTGGATCGACCGAGGCCCTGGGACCGGCAAGGCCGAACGACTCCAGGCGGCCCGGTGAGTGGATCGGGCGGTATGCGCTTCATCACCTCCGCACTGCCCCAAGGCAGGAACTCGACTACTTCGTCCTGACTCACTTTCATGGGGACCACATGGGCGACGTTACGACCGACTCCCCGATGGCAAGGTCGGGGGACTATCGCCTTACTGGCGTCTCCGACGTCGCGGAGTTGATCCCGATTCGCCGGTTGATCGACCGTGGATCTCCGAACTACAGCTATCCCGCGCCCTCGACCGCAGACTCGATGCTGAACTATATGAAGTTCGGCCGGTCGATTTCCGCCCGCGGAACCATCGTTGAGCAGATCGATGTCGGCTCTCAGGACCAGATTCGTCTGACTCACGCTCCCTCGGAGTACCCGTCGGTCGCGATCCGGGCTCTCGCTGCGAATGGCAAGGTCTGGACGGGGCATGGAAGCGACAGCGTAGGCATGTTTCCTCCGCTCGCTACGCTGAAGCCGTCCGAGTTTCCTACTGAGAATGCCTGCTCCTGCGCGCTACGGATGGAGTATGGGGACTTCCGCTACTACATCGGCGGAGATCTCACGAGCGATACGAACTTCGGTGCGAGCCCATGGATGGACGTGGAGACGGCGGTCGCCAAGGTTGCGGGGCCGGTGAACGTCTGCGCCCTCGACCACCACGGATACTACGACGCAACCGGGCCGGAGTTCATTCGGCATATGCATCCGCGCATCTCGATTATTCAGACCTGGCATGCTTCGCACCCGGCGTTGTCAGTCCTGAACGAACTCTATAGCCCGGTGTTGTCGGAGGGGCCACGCGACGTGTTCGCGACCGGAATCGTGTCGGCCGCAAGTCTCGCGGATGCCCGGCTGTCCGACAAGATGCTGAGCCAGCATGGCCATATCGTGGTTCGTGTGCATCCCGGCGGGAAGAACTACGAGGTGCTCGTTCTCGATGACACGGTGGAAAACGGAAGTCTGCTGAGCAAGTGGGGACCATTCCAGAGCTAA
- a CDS encoding GH39 family glycosyl hydrolase: MAPLRVFLAAVLVFHGILHGQTRQISADAAHPAGAHSGVPLFCVGAGRASEALYPEWQAQLATLQREIGFHYLRFHGILSDEMGLYKEDPNGNPVYDFTKVDKVYDILLARHIKPFVELTFMPKALASGTHTIFWYSANVTPPKDMQKWQALIRELTKHWIARYGLPEVQSWYFEVWNEPDYPSFFFGTIQQYFDLYRATATTLKEVCPACRVGGPATSNPSDTRFLTFLNASHTPIDFYSTHTYGVLKLGTDAQGRIGSALDPSPDSVTRHLRALREQIDRSANPQLPIHLTEWSSSYLPDDFFHDQYGSASFILDHVRRGSAYTASMSYWIFTDIFEERGPQTKPFYGGFGLFNLEGIRKPSFFAYKYLAQLGPTDLATTDPANQSWITITPGAEQPSVQALFWDYTPISPPSGQIDQTFYKKEIPAPPVAPIDLTLEHLASGLYTVTVYRTGLDHNDPFTAYLRMGSPATLTPSQRDELQTKAAGAPIETRAITIKDGTFHQQFPMNQNDVYFVTLTPAR; encoded by the coding sequence ATGGCCCCGCTCCGCGTCTTCCTCGCCGCCGTCCTTGTCTTCCACGGCATTCTTCATGGCCAAACGCGCCAGATCAGCGCGGATGCGGCTCACCCTGCCGGCGCGCATTCCGGCGTACCTCTCTTCTGCGTCGGGGCGGGTCGTGCCTCCGAGGCGCTCTACCCGGAATGGCAGGCCCAACTCGCCACCCTCCAGCGCGAGATCGGCTTCCACTACCTCCGCTTCCATGGAATCCTCAGCGACGAGATGGGCCTCTATAAGGAAGACCCCAACGGCAACCCCGTCTACGACTTCACCAAGGTCGACAAGGTCTACGACATCCTGCTCGCGCGGCACATCAAGCCCTTCGTCGAACTCACCTTCATGCCCAAGGCGCTAGCCAGCGGGACCCACACCATCTTCTGGTACTCCGCCAACGTTACACCGCCGAAGGACATGCAGAAGTGGCAGGCATTGATCCGCGAACTCACGAAACACTGGATCGCCCGCTACGGTCTACCAGAGGTGCAGAGCTGGTACTTCGAGGTGTGGAACGAGCCCGACTACCCGTCGTTCTTCTTCGGAACCATACAGCAGTACTTCGACCTCTATCGCGCCACCGCGACCACGCTTAAGGAAGTCTGCCCCGCCTGCCGCGTCGGCGGCCCGGCGACCTCCAACCCGAGCGACACGCGCTTCCTCACCTTCCTCAACGCGTCTCATACGCCGATCGATTTCTACTCCACCCACACCTACGGCGTTCTCAAACTCGGCACCGACGCCCAGGGCCGTATCGGCTCCGCGCTCGACCCTTCACCCGACTCCGTCACCCGCCACCTGCGCGCCCTGCGTGAGCAGATCGATCGCTCGGCCAACCCGCAGCTTCCCATCCACCTCACCGAGTGGAGCTCCTCCTACCTGCCCGACGACTTCTTCCACGATCAGTACGGCTCCGCGTCCTTCATCCTCGACCACGTCCGCCGCGGCTCCGCCTACACGGCCTCAATGTCCTACTGGATCTTCACCGACATCTTTGAAGAGCGCGGGCCGCAGACCAAACCCTTCTATGGCGGCTTTGGCCTCTTCAACCTCGAAGGCATTCGCAAGCCGAGCTTTTTCGCCTACAAGTACCTCGCGCAGCTTGGCCCAACCGACCTCGCCACGACCGATCCGGCTAACCAGTCCTGGATCACCATCACCCCAGGTGCGGAACAGCCGTCGGTGCAGGCCCTCTTCTGGGACTACACTCCCATCTCCCCACCCAGCGGCCAGATCGACCAGACCTTCTACAAAAAGGAGATTCCCGCCCCGCCCGTCGCGCCCATCGATCTCACCCTCGAACATCTGGCATCCGGCCTGTACACCGTCACCGTCTACCGGACGGGCTTGGACCACAACGATCCATTCACGGCTTATCTCCGCATGGGTTCCCCGGCTACCCTCACCCCCTCGCAGCGGGACGAACTGCAGACCAAAGCGGCCGGCGCTCCCATCGAGACCCGCGCCATCACGATCAAGGACGGAACCTTCCACCAGCAGTTCCCGATGAACCAGAACGATGTCTACTTCGTCACCCTGACGCCCGCCCGTTAG
- the lipA gene encoding lipoyl synthase: MTPVAELVQIDLSPRKPAKKPEWLKARAPMGETFHNLKKLARELNLHTVCESAQCPNIGECWNHKTATFMMLGNLCTRRCGFCAVPKGRPEPIDHDEPRRVAYAVAQLGIAHAVITSVNRDDDNIGAARAFVSVIEEIRKQAPECQVEVLTPDFQGVDEALRLVVNARPEILNHNIETVPRLYRVAKSGGRYERSLGFLANAKAIAAEKGNTIVTKTGIIVGMGEEMHELLAVFRDLADRKVDILTVGQYLRPSRDHLPMSRYYTPEEFAFLKHEALGMGFRHVESGPLVRSSYHAHEQAQSTGLK; encoded by the coding sequence ATGACACCCGTCGCCGAACTCGTTCAGATCGATCTCTCCCCGCGTAAGCCGGCAAAAAAGCCGGAGTGGCTGAAGGCGCGAGCGCCGATGGGAGAGACGTTCCACAACCTGAAGAAGCTGGCGCGTGAGCTGAACCTGCATACGGTGTGCGAGAGCGCGCAGTGCCCCAACATCGGCGAGTGCTGGAACCACAAGACCGCCACGTTCATGATGCTTGGCAACCTCTGCACGCGGCGGTGTGGCTTTTGCGCGGTGCCGAAGGGGCGTCCGGAGCCGATTGATCATGACGAACCGCGACGCGTGGCGTATGCGGTCGCGCAGTTGGGGATTGCGCACGCAGTAATCACGAGCGTGAACCGCGACGACGACAACATCGGCGCGGCGCGGGCGTTTGTCAGCGTGATCGAGGAGATTCGCAAGCAGGCCCCGGAGTGCCAGGTCGAGGTGCTGACACCTGATTTTCAGGGTGTCGATGAGGCTCTTCGGCTCGTCGTGAATGCCCGGCCTGAGATTCTGAACCACAATATCGAGACAGTTCCCCGGCTGTATCGCGTCGCGAAGAGCGGCGGCCGGTACGAGCGCTCCCTCGGCTTCCTGGCGAATGCGAAGGCCATCGCGGCGGAGAAGGGCAACACCATCGTCACGAAGACGGGCATCATCGTCGGCATGGGCGAGGAGATGCACGAGCTGCTTGCGGTTTTTCGCGACCTGGCGGACCGAAAGGTGGATATCCTGACGGTCGGGCAATATCTGAGGCCGTCGCGGGATCACCTGCCGATGTCGCGCTACTACACGCCGGAGGAGTTCGCATTTCTGAAGCACGAGGCGCTCGGAATGGGGTTCCGGCACGTGGAGTCCGGGCCGCTCGTGCGGAGCAGCTACCACGCCCATGAGCAGGCGCAATCGACCGGGCTGAAATAG
- a CDS encoding TIGR03435 family protein, which produces MEMPDWQTAAGKKLSFEVATVKPNRSDDSPEVNFTLGFGDRYADTGGRFLTKNISLLDYIRFAYKLTDGQVEILESNAPKWIGTERFDIQAKSDLPNPTKNQMRLMVQSLLADRFKLRVHTETRELPVLALVLVKPGALGPKLHPHPAADDKCSNVAPVGQESGNGSTPEVPAVCGGLVSVGVPGAASRVRLGGRGVPLALLGAHLGEMGGFGRPIVDQTGLTGTFDLVVEWGADSAVEPRDENNRETYLQESLKDQLGLKLERRKASLAVLLVDSMDQQPADN; this is translated from the coding sequence ATGGAAATGCCTGATTGGCAGACCGCCGCGGGAAAGAAGCTTTCCTTCGAGGTTGCTACCGTCAAGCCCAACAGGTCGGACGACTCACCCGAAGTGAACTTCACGCTCGGTTTTGGCGACAGGTACGCCGACACCGGCGGGCGATTCCTCACAAAGAACATCAGCCTGCTGGACTACATCCGCTTCGCCTACAAGCTGACAGACGGACAGGTCGAGATCCTTGAAAGCAATGCGCCTAAGTGGATAGGCACGGAACGTTTCGACATTCAGGCCAAATCGGATCTACCGAACCCAACGAAGAACCAGATGCGTCTGATGGTGCAATCTCTGCTTGCCGATCGCTTCAAGCTGCGCGTTCATACGGAAACACGGGAACTACCGGTCCTCGCGCTGGTCCTGGTCAAGCCGGGAGCACTCGGCCCGAAACTCCACCCTCATCCTGCGGCGGACGATAAATGTTCCAACGTCGCCCCGGTGGGTCAGGAATCAGGAAACGGGTCGACACCTGAGGTTCCCGCGGTCTGCGGTGGACTGGTGAGTGTCGGGGTACCGGGCGCGGCGAGCCGTGTTCGTCTCGGTGGCCGAGGGGTGCCGCTTGCGCTCCTTGGCGCTCATCTGGGCGAGATGGGCGGGTTTGGCCGTCCCATTGTGGATCAGACAGGCTTGACCGGGACGTTCGACCTCGTTGTAGAGTGGGGAGCCGATTCTGCAGTGGAGCCCCGCGATGAGAACAACCGGGAAACATACCTTCAGGAGTCGCTCAAAGATCAGCTCGGACTCAAGCTGGAGCGCCGGAAGGCATCGTTGGCCGTTCTCCTCGTAGACTCCATGGATCAGCAGCCTGCGGACAATTAG